ACTTTTTGATTTGAAGTCCCAAACACTGCAGTCATGGTAGCATACCAACAGGCACCAAAGGTAGAACGCAGGGGGCAACAAGCTTCAGTGATAACACACAGGGCAGAGAtggtgagagagggcgagcgtGTACAATAGGCAATCCTGACGTCAAAGGCTGAGCTACCatcagaaaaaaaaacgcgtcTAGACTCTCACCAGAGTCACCAGTACAGGGTGCCTCAGAACGAAGAAGAATTTCTTTATTGTCTGTCCACGTGCTGCCCTTCTCCCGACATCCTACGCCGCACGTGCACATGTAGGGTACCCGCACGATcacaaggagaagaggaggaggacagtaTAGGACGGCGCACCGATAGAACACCAACGAAAATACCCGAAGAGCAAGCCgcgtgttttccttttttccttccacagagaaaaggctagacggaaaaggaaaaaggggatgaagagaaacaaacaaacacaaaaGAAGGTGAGGTgtgcggggggtgggggcaatgcagaaaaacaaaaggaaagaggtgttgaggaagagagcagcagcagcagcagcagcagcaggcacacacacacacaaacggaTGGGGTGATCATATAAAGTGGAAAGCCGAGGGCAGAGGGATAAGAAGACCTGTGCAAGCTAACAGCCATTACCATGACACATACCCGCGGGTCACCAAAGAGAATCACAcaagaaagcgagaagagtAGAGAGACAGGTCCGTTTCTTCCTTTGAAGAGCGGAGAGTTGAGGAGCCAGGGTGATCGAGTCAGCATGGCTCAATGCAACCAGTCATTTTTTGTCTTGTGGTTATGCATGTGTACGGATGAGAGTTGTCTTTTCTACCGCCCTTTTCTTGCCTTTCTCACACCtactcgttttttttttgttgttgtttcgtACCTGCGCCTGTCTCCGTCCTCCAGAACAGCCAGTCCCCCCAAAAAGGAGGaatgcagcagcgactgggGTCGCACAGCGACCACAGATCTGCGGTAGCGGACGCTCGCTTTCCAtttacttttttttttgctctttcCGCAGTGGtgttcttttctgtttcgcCCACAGCCCATCtactttgtgtgtgtgtgttattACTTCGCACTTAAGAGTTCCTTTAGAACTACATGTAGCGACAGAAGCGAAGCAAACGACTTgacgaaggggagggaagaagaagacgacACCGAacacgaggggggggggttgatGTGCGTGTAGAGAAAAAAGTGACCACTGCCCGTGGCTTTCGATATGTCGTCGCTCCTGTGCACTTTTGCTGCCGTGCTTGTTGAGGGGAGGTTCTCTCATATGCACACGGTAACAATTAGCCTTTTTTTAATCTCGTGAGGTGCACGCAGTGTTCAAGTATGGCTGTGCTTCTGCTTTGCGTATCCAGGCCACTTCCgcttatttttttttctgcgaGCTTATGGGAGTCTGCGAGTGATTCGAAACTTAAACAAGAGAACGCCCTCGTCTCTACAaactttttttttgcctttcgtTCCGCTTTACGAGTAGCACAGTCGCACTATGCACAGCTGCATGAATGCCAATTTTCTGCACCTGCAATGGGCGTCGGACTCACACACAGATATCGATGCAGACCTATTTGAGAGCagaggacagcagcagtgcaaaaacaaaaaaaagtcAGCACTGCGCGCAGTCCACTACACTACTTGCGTGTTccgaaaaggcaaaaaagaaaaagacgcTGAGAGACGGAAACCCTCTGGTTTCTTTCAGTTAGGATTCCCACTGGGTCGATGCCAGATTGTGGAGGGTTGCCCACGAAGTTCAGATCCTTTCGCTACAAATAACACATCCATCTTGACCACTATTGCGAGAACCGCGCCGACTCCCAGAAGGATGAGGCAACTGTCTGTGTGTactgacgctgcagcgaaAAGAGCGTCGCCAAAGTCAGCGCGGAGCCTAGCACAAGCACCAACATTGTTGGACCGCGTGTGTCATCATAGCGCATTGGCTCACGCATGTAGATCTTGTTGGCGCGATCGCGGAAGATAAACAGCGAGTACACCATGAATACAATTGAGACTGGGAGCAACACCAGTCCAGCTAGCTCCGCACCGTTGTTAGTGGAGTCACCGAAGTTCAGCAGGGTCAGAGACATCAAGCCCACCATCACAGAAATCGACAGCCATTTCAGGAACGTGCGCTCATTTGCGAAGAAGGTCTTAGGATCGATTTTCTGGGGTACGCAAATGCGCTTGTCATTCACCGAGCCGGTGAGGTTGCGACCGCCTGGGCCCTGCAGGCTCTCGTACTTGTCATCCCCCTCGTCTTGACCCTCTGCCCACGGCTTCAGAGAGCCATCGACGCAGCAGAGGTAGGAAAGACCGCGGTTTGTAGTGTCCATGGTGCAGCACGTCGACAAAAAGGAAAAATAGGAAatacaagaagaaaaaggtaCTAGGGAACTtatatgtatatgtgtgtacACAATTAGCCTATACGCAAAAAGTGGTAGAAAAAATAGCAGTGTAGGGGAGCTACGTGAGCATGAGACATTGTTTGTAAGCAAGTACGACGCAACATCGCATTCCGgaaaaggtgaagaagagagccaGAAAAGATACTGGAAAGGGTTAAAAAAAGGCAGCAGCCGATAAAATTGTGTCACTTGCTGTTGCACTAACTTTGCTTCACAACCACCAACTGGCAGGCGATAGGACATACGGGATTAAGTGCAGTCATCACTTAAGCCTAGCGTTTACCGTGATAGTCAAACACTGCATGCTGCTCAGAGCAATGCAGTGGTGCTTCATTCTCTTCCTTCACTTTTCTTGCAATTCATACAATACAGAGGGGCATcggcgcgcacacaaaaaGGGGTACACACAACGACACGAGAGTTGAGCCGCAGGTAGAGCAGTAGACACAAATAGACACCGTATCGACAGCACAAAGCGGTGAGCTCTACGAAAAACAGTAGAAGAatagcagcagcgtcgttcAGGTTCAAAGCAGTAACGCAGCTGCTACCATTGTTAGCCTTGTTGAGAAACAGCAGCTATCTCAGTTTCCTTGAATTAGTGAAAGGCTAGTCACCATTGTCCGTACTCGGGGTCAGTACAGATTGCGTAGGGTTATGCGCCGCTAGGTAGTTTGTAGTGAACACACAGACTGTGACGATGAGACGCCACAACATGGTCCAGGCCAGGTATCGCTGCAGCGGTAGCTGCCAATACAAAGCATTCTCAAAGTTGTTCACACCAAGGCTGATAAGGTGTAGTAGCACAACTACAAGCGTTCcgggaaaaaggagagagtaCAAAAGAAACGGTACAAGTTTTCTATTTCCCTGGCTGCCACAGACCACTGACAGAGGCCACGGCAAAGAACGCAATACAGATATCTTAATTGGTGGGCTTTGACCCAGTGCAATAGCACGCGTAATTTGGGTGCTGCTAGAGAATGTCATGCCAGCTGTGAAGAGTGTAAAGGTAAAGACATTCGCCCATAGATTCCCTGTAACCAGGACTGCTGGCGCGCTACTGTTTTCCACAGTTGACTTCTCTATAAAGTAGTTTGTGAGCAGCACTAGCGAAGACACCACACTAAAAGATACAGCGAACGTCGGCCGCAAAAGCACCTGTAAAAAAGAATCTGTTTCTGGAAGAAGATGAAACGCCATGATTCTTTTAAGCGATGTTTAGCTGTCAATTGGTATATAGAGCAAACAGTGTGCAGTTTTGATGAATGGCAGGTGTTTATGTGTTTGCGATTACTGATAACACAGACTTCAACGGCTGTAACGCAGCACTGGCACCAAGAACAAGGTAAAAAGCTTTTTCTCCTAAATGAATATGCGTGTACACCAGAGTACAGACACAGGAGAAGGATAGtagagggggaaagagatTACACAAAAGTGAAGTATAATGCCTACAACATGCAAAGAGTATTTTTGACCACTTTTGTGATGATTAGAGTACTACGTGGAATGCTCTTAGTGTTTTCAAAGTGTGACTACAAATCGTGCTAGTTTATTCGCGTTCACACGCATAAACATACGCATTCATCTCTCGATTTGATTCTGGCGCCTTTCCCCCGTTGTCTTGTTGGCAGAAATGTGAAGAGTGGCTGAGAAAAGCTGCTTTGTATACCACAAGTAGGAAAAGCTCGCAATTTAAGGGGTTAGTAATCGCTTCGTCAGTCAACCATCAACCTCCTCAAATATATAAGTGACTTCCTATTTCGCTGCTACGATATATATATACCTTATTCTCTAAGACCCAGGTACACTAGGAATAAAAAACACCTCTGTTCtgaaaaggaagaaaagaaagcagcgaAAAAAACCATTTCTTTGCCATGAAGCGCCTTGCCTATTGTAACAACAAGGGCAAAGGTGCAGGCCGTGCACCCAATGAGCTGCCTCACTTTTCATACAGAGCCCCCATAAAGCGTTGTTATGCAACTGCCGTACGCAACGTTTGCAGCAATACAGTCAGCATCGTGTCCACAAGGGTTACACGGACCGTCAAGCGAATCTGTGACCTTTAATTTATATTTATATTCAATCAAAGTGCTTCCTCAAATAAATGTACAGAATCCAAAGGAGCTCATCAACACTGGTGTCACGAGCTATGAAAAGCAAACTCACACTATTGTACAGTTTTCTCCATCCTATATTCGGTGCGCCTCTATGATGAAAGCAGAAGCTCGGCAAGTACTACGCGACACGGAGTTGATGCTTACATGAGCACCTGATTCCGTACCTGCTGCGTAAAAACAAGGTGCAGATGGTTGAAAATGTGTTGCGGTTCACGTCGCTGAGCGGACAGTGGTACAGAGAATGCACACACAGcgttctttttcttttttttttcatcgcAGCATCGCTTGATATGTGACAAACAAGTTCGAAAAGTCTCTCACATGTTCCAGATTTGCGTTGCACATATTTGTTTCAAGATACCCAATGTGATTGTAGAAGGGTATAAATACGCCTGCTGCATTAACACCGATGTTGAGAACATGTATTTGGCTCGCACTTTCCATACTGAGTCCCACTTTCTCGAAGGTGCCGCCATCGTCGGCTACTACTGTGTAAGGAAGTCAACCTTTACATTTTCAGTTCATTTCTCTTCGGTAAGACAAACCATCTTAAATGTGTTCATTTCTTTGTTCTGCACACTGCTGCAGGTAAGAGTCGTCATAATCGCAGCACAGCAAGCACGGATTCTGTTGTGCGCCTCGAAATGGCGAGTCATACAAGTCTGCTAGCAGTAAGCATTCCACAGTTTCTTGATATTAGCAACACACTGTGTTATACAGTAGGTCTCCTTTCACAGACACAAAATGAGAACCAGCTGCGAATtctgctgtggcagcagcaaagcgcCCATGACACGACACAAAAAACTCACAGTGTATCATTTTGTTATATTCATTTTAGGTTGGCTAAAtagaaaaagaaagacaagGCAGCTGATTTTCCCACTCCAATCAACACGAATGATAAGGGTCGGAGAGCCGAGTTTTCGATTGCAAACAAAAAACACCCCTTTTAGGGGAAGTGCGAAAGTGGTACAAACAGCTGCGAACTACGAAGTCCTTCAAGAGCAGAGCAAAATACAACAGTGAATAATACCCAGCTACACGAATAGTGGTTTTCCTTTCTTGGAAGTACAACCTCAACTGATTTTTGCCTGTATGAAGACATGGACATCTTTGCGTCGTGTATACAAAACGATCAGAGTAACAGAGATCCTCTGTATTTCTTTCAGATGTTAGAAAAAGGCTCCAACTACAGCTTTGGTCAATGATCGAGTGTCAGCAGCGTTTCGTGAAACGTCGCCAAGCAAAGAAGTGGTGGCTACTCCATAGAGAAGCCCCACCTGCGCTCGCTTGTAGTACCACCTCAAATTGAGTGTCGAATGGTCAGCATATGGACCTGATGAAAGTGCAATACCATGAAGAAAGTTTCTCAAGAAAGATGAAGCTGATGATGCACCGTTCATGCCTCGCTCTCCATATTGAAGATGGGATGCCATCGCCTTCGATTGAAGAATTCGTCGTGCCGGCTCAAGCAACTCTCCAAGTGTGGCAGTGCGCTCCATGTAATAGACTGTGGTATCGACAAATTCCGCCAAGTTGATCACAGTGTACGGTAGATTAGAGGGAAGGTATTCGAGGGCTACTGCACTTGGCCAGTGTTGTGCCAAAGGTAACAGGAACTCCACTTTTGACAAAATGGCTCTCTCTGCAATGTTTTTCTCCGTGGGGAGTAGTAGTCTGTTTTCAACAAAGGCATCCAGATTTGAGTCTATGCTCTTGATGATGGCCTCCTTGTTGAAAGCTGTCTCCAACTCATGCTGCACACACGAGTTTGAAGACTTCACTATGTGCTCGACAAGGGCAATCGGGAAGCCCCTGTTGAAAATATGAGACAATGCTCGATCGCCAACTTCCCCTCCGATGGATTTaagagaagcagcgaggGTGGCATTCGTGAAACCAGTTGTGCGGACATGCTTCGTCGCTTCTGACAAAATCTTCGTACGAAGCTCAAAATGAGTCGGGCTGAGTGCCGCACACATTATGCACTGACAGCACTACAATTGTAGCGTTTGTAGAAGCAGAAATACCATTAGTAACGTGCTCAATTGAGAGGGAGGGTAAGCAGAGGTgttgaaaaaaaaaaagaagcagcCATGAAAGCTTTGTTCCACGCTTGCGTACATCACTGCCATTTTTGTCCCTCTGTCAAGTGTGCGATTCCGTGAGCGgtaccagctgctgcattgAAATTCTATCGTAAGGAAGCCTTTGTAGTTGTCTGCTTCCAAGCAGAAGTGCCGTGGATTGGAAATCTAGGCCCATTTATCTCTCGTCTCAGTCTACGCGACCACAAGCCAAGCTTTCTCAATTAATCACTCGAGCTGAACCCGACGACCGCGTACCTTAAGTGGTACGAAAGGGCGGTGGAGATTCTCTATTCATGGCACCCTGTGATGGTGGAGCGGGGTAAAACACCACTCTACCTCACCCATCACGGACCTCACCGACTCATACGAAGCAgccgtgcacacgcgcgtcgCTGCAACACCTACCCAGTCGGCTGCGCGCGGCCACTACCTCAAACTCGGCCTGCCCAGCCGTTCCTCATGTCAGCTCGCAGCTATTTCCACTGCTGACCGTCGGGTGGAGCATTTCCCGCAGTGGCTCAGGCTCCTCCCAAATAGGCAACGGGGCCAGGGCGACGTGAGTTCGAACCAAGTTGACGCTTCACCCGCCTCATGGTAGCGCAAGCGTTTTCACGGTCGCAGATAtctccgacgccacgccgtccaggaTCTTACACCGCCACCTATGTCGACGGGGAATCGCTCTGACTTCcctgcgtcgttgctgcttGACCCTGTTTCCGCCAGAAATGGTTCTGCAttggcggggggggggggggggggctgcttgCCTCGCCcgtgcgcggcggtggcgccgggCATTCGATGCAACGCCGAGGTCCCGCACATCAAAAtagggtgtgtgtgggggccTAGGAaagatggcagcggcgccgttcCCCAAGGGAAAAAAGCACGAGGATTCTGAGTCAGGGGGATGGATGAATGTTACACACGCAATCGCCGCAGTTCGGAACACCAGCTTACACAGAGCTTTAGACTGCCCTAAAGGTCTGCAGAGAAAGGGCACAAGAGAGGAGCCTGGTGGGGAGGGTGGCGGGGAGACTTGAACAAGAAGCCCGGAGCGAGTTGCTTGCACGGAAAAGAATCATCAAAAGTGTCTTTGAGCTggcgcaggggaggggggagggcgaggccTCTTGAGAGATTAGGCCTAGCGTGATGTCttccaaaaaaaaaaaaggaatcATGCAAGTCACGTGGGCACAGCAAGCGCGCCTAAAGACTGCGGTAGGCGCGTGGGGAAGGAAAGACAATCACTGCTTTTGACGACCGCGTAGGGGTTACGCCAGTGAAATCTACTACTGTGATTTGCACGGCTGCTATTTTAACTTAGCGTCTATCCCTTCAACCAATACAGCTGTATACAAGAGTGGTGCTGACTGAACGTGGCAATgttctgttttctttttatCTCTCTCCCCAGCAATCGTGACGATCATGTGTTGCGAAAATGAGGCCAGGGAGGCGAGCCGAAGTGCGTTTGTGCctggcgtgtctgcggcAGGCTGACCTGTATGCTGGTGGGCTGGTGTGACGAAAgacgagaaaacaaaaatTGCCCACGACATTCAGAACTTGAAGGATTCTGAGAGAAACACTGTTATATGGGGGTGTTTCACTATGCATGAAGACTTATTTTCGCCAGTCTCTCGATATATCTCACAAAGTGGCCTCTCGCAACCCAACAAAGGGTGACTGTGAGCGCGTGGAAAAGAAGGTGTAGTCTAGTTTCATTCCAATCCAGAGACAAAGCTTAGCGATTTGAATTTTGAGTTCATAATGAGGCTCTTCACGTTTACCCTTTTTCCTCACTAGCATACTTTTGTTGTAGCGCACCTGAGTTTTATTCTTGACGTGAAAGGTGGTCGGCAACTGGTGTAGAAGTCACGT
Above is a genomic segment from Leishmania panamensis strain MHOM/PA/94/PSC-1 chromosome 14 sequence containing:
- a CDS encoding hypothetical protein (TriTrypDB/GeneDB-style sysID: LpmP.14.1030), with the protein product MCAALSPTHFELRTKILSEATKHVRTTGFTNATLAASLKSIGGEVGDRALSHIFNRGFPIALVEHIVKSSNSCVQHELETAFNKEAIIKSIDSNLDAFVENRLLLPTEKNIAERAILSKVEFLLPLAQHWPSAVALEYLPSNLPYTVINLAEFVDTTVYYMERTATLGELLEPARRILQSKAMASHLQYGERGMNGASSASSFLRNFLHGIALSSGPYADHSTLNLRWYYKRAQVGLLYGVATTSLLGDVSRNAADTRSLTKAVVGAFF
- a CDS encoding hypothetical protein (TriTrypDB/GeneDB-style sysID: LpmP.14.1020) is translated as MAFHLLPETDSFLQVLLRPTFAVSFSVVSSLVLLTNYFIEKSTVENSSAPAVLVTGNLWANVFTFTLFTAGMTFSSSTQITRAIALGQSPPIKISVLRSLPWPLSVVCGSQGNRKLVPFLLYSLLFPGTLVVVLLHLISLGVNNFENALYWQLPLQRYLAWTMLWRLIVTVCVFTTNYLAAHNPTQSVLTPSTDNGD
- a CDS encoding hypothetical protein (TriTrypDB/GeneDB-style sysID: LpmP.14.1010), with the protein product MDTTNRGLSYLCCVDGSLKPWAEGQDEGDDKYESLQGPGGRNLTGSVNDKRICVPQKIDPKTFFANERTFLKWLSISVMVGLMSLTLLNFGDSTNNGAELAGLVLLPVSIVFMVYSLFIFRDRANKIYMREPMRYDDTRGPTMLVLVLGSALTLATLFSLQRQYTQTVASSFWESARFSQ